A single Streptomyces mirabilis DNA region contains:
- a CDS encoding 1-phosphofructokinase family hexose kinase, which yields MILTVTLNTALDITYRVRSLRPHTAHRVTEVTERPGGKGLNVARVLAALGHEVTVTGFTGGVTGRALRDQLTDTPGVVDALIPVEGPTRRTIAVVDTTTGDTTQLNEPGPEITPAEWAAFQEAYEVLLRSASAVALCGSLPPGVPVGAYAGLIRAARAAAVPVLLDTSGEPLRRGVAARPDIVKPNTDELAELTGSHEPLQATRDARRRGAHAVVASLGAQGLLAHTPDGLWRATPPRRVHGNPTGAGDSAVAGLLSGLVEHLPWPERLARAVALSAATVLAPVAGEFDRVGYEALLRRVAVTGEPSAA from the coding sequence ATGATCCTCACGGTCACACTGAACACCGCTCTCGACATCACCTATCGCGTACGGTCCCTGCGCCCGCACACCGCGCACCGGGTGACCGAGGTGACCGAACGCCCCGGCGGCAAGGGCCTGAACGTGGCCCGGGTGCTCGCCGCCCTCGGCCACGAGGTGACCGTCACGGGCTTCACGGGCGGCGTGACGGGCCGCGCCCTGCGGGACCAACTCACGGACACACCCGGGGTGGTGGACGCGCTGATCCCGGTCGAGGGGCCGACGCGCCGCACGATAGCCGTGGTGGACACGACGACGGGTGACACCACTCAACTCAACGAGCCAGGACCGGAGATCACCCCTGCCGAGTGGGCGGCCTTCCAGGAGGCGTACGAAGTGCTGCTGCGCTCCGCCTCGGCGGTGGCCCTGTGCGGCAGCCTGCCGCCGGGGGTGCCGGTGGGCGCCTACGCCGGGCTGATCCGCGCGGCCCGCGCGGCGGCCGTCCCGGTCCTCCTGGACACCAGCGGCGAACCCCTGCGACGGGGCGTCGCCGCCCGTCCCGACATCGTCAAGCCGAACACCGACGAACTGGCCGAACTCACCGGCTCCCACGAACCGTTGCAGGCGACCCGGGACGCCCGCAGGCGCGGCGCGCACGCCGTCGTGGCCTCACTGGGCGCCCAGGGCCTGCTCGCCCACACTCCGGACGGCCTCTGGCGCGCCACCCCACCACGCCGCGTCCACGGCAACCCGACCGGCGCGGGCGACTCGGCGGTCGCGGGCCTGCTGTCGGGACTGGTGGAGCACCTGCCATGGCCGGAGCGCCTGGCCCGGGCCGTCGCCCTGTCCGCGGCGACCGTACTGGCACCGGTGGCGGGCGAGTTCGACCGGGTTGGATACGAGGCGTTGCTGAGGCGAGTGGCGGTGACGGGGGAGCCATCGGCGGCGTGA
- the nagA gene encoding N-acetylglucosamine-6-phosphate deacetylase, with protein sequence MAPRTVLAGARVVLPTGVVDDGRVIVDGTRIAGSAPSSARTLDLSGHWLVPGFVDLHNHGGGGASFTSGTVEEVLRGVHTHRLHGTTTLVASTVTGDMDGLAQRAGLLSELAEQGDIAGIHFEGPFISPCRKGAHSEELLRHPDPAEVRKLIDAARGRASMVTLATELPGGIDSVRLLAEHGVIAAIGHTDATYEQTVEAIEAGATVATHLFNAMPALGHRTPGPIAALLEDERITVELINDGTHLHPAALQLAFHHAGADRVAFITDAMDAAGFGDGRYRLGPLEVEVSEGVARLVEGGSIAGSTLTLDRAFQRAVTVDRLPVEDIVAALSANPARLLGLYDTVGSLEPGKDADLVVLDAEFALKGVMRRGEWVVDPQLG encoded by the coding sequence ATGGCCCCTAGAACGGTTCTCGCCGGTGCCAGGGTGGTACTGCCCACCGGAGTCGTCGACGACGGTCGTGTGATCGTCGACGGCACACGCATCGCCGGCAGCGCGCCCTCGTCGGCGCGGACACTGGACCTGTCGGGCCACTGGCTCGTCCCCGGCTTCGTGGACCTCCACAACCACGGCGGCGGCGGCGCCTCCTTCACCTCCGGCACCGTCGAGGAGGTCCTGCGGGGCGTCCACACCCACCGGCTGCACGGCACCACCACCCTCGTCGCCTCGACCGTGACCGGTGACATGGACGGACTCGCCCAGCGCGCCGGGCTGCTCTCCGAGCTGGCCGAGCAGGGCGACATCGCCGGCATCCACTTCGAGGGCCCGTTCATCTCGCCGTGCCGCAAGGGCGCGCACTCCGAGGAACTGCTGCGCCACCCGGACCCGGCCGAGGTCCGCAAGCTGATCGACGCGGCGCGCGGCCGAGCCAGCATGGTCACCCTCGCCACCGAGCTGCCGGGCGGCATCGACTCCGTACGCCTGCTGGCCGAGCACGGGGTGATCGCGGCGATCGGGCACACGGACGCGACGTACGAGCAGACGGTGGAGGCCATCGAGGCGGGCGCGACCGTCGCCACGCACCTGTTCAACGCCATGCCCGCGCTCGGACACCGCACGCCCGGCCCCATCGCCGCCCTCCTGGAGGACGAGCGGATCACCGTCGAGCTGATCAACGACGGCACCCACCTCCACCCCGCCGCGCTCCAGCTGGCGTTCCATCACGCGGGCGCGGACCGGGTGGCGTTCATCACGGACGCCATGGACGCGGCGGGCTTCGGCGACGGCCGCTATCGGCTCGGCCCGCTGGAGGTCGAGGTCAGCGAAGGGGTCGCCCGGCTGGTGGAGGGCGGCTCGATCGCGGGCTCCACGCTCACCCTCGACCGCGCCTTCCAGCGGGCGGTGACCGTCGACCGGCTGCCGGTCGAGGACATCGTCGCGGCCCTGTCGGCCAACCCGGCCCGTCTGCTCGGCCTGTACGACACGGTGGGCTCCCTGGAACCGGGCAAGGACGCCGACCTGGTGGTCCTGGACGCGGAGTTCGCCCTCAAGGGCGTGATGCGCCGGGGCGAATGGGTGGTTGACCCACAACTGGGCTGA
- a CDS encoding ROK family protein — translation MRHVIALDVGGTGMKAALVGSEGELLHQARRPTGRERGPDAVVDAILDFAAELRAYGEHHLGEPAAAAGVAVPGIVDAEGGVAVYSANLGWRDVPMRRLLGDRLGGVPVALGHDVRTGGLAEGRIGAGQGADRFLFVPLGTGIAGAIGIDGGVEAGAHGFAGEIGHVVVRPGGTPCPCGQHGCLERYASAAAVSQAWAEACGDPKADAADCAKAVESGDARAREVWQDAIDALADGLVTALTLLDPRTLIIGGGLAEAGETLFTPLRAAVERRVTFQKLPSLVPAALGDTAGCLGAGLLAWDLLNQPTTSQPTSEVST, via the coding sequence GTGAGACATGTCATCGCCCTCGATGTGGGCGGCACCGGGATGAAGGCCGCCCTGGTCGGGTCGGAGGGCGAGCTCCTCCACCAGGCCCGCCGGCCCACCGGCCGCGAGCGCGGTCCGGACGCCGTGGTCGACGCGATCCTCGACTTCGCGGCCGAGCTGCGCGCGTACGGCGAGCACCACCTCGGCGAGCCGGCGGCGGCGGCCGGAGTCGCCGTCCCCGGCATCGTCGACGCCGAGGGGGGCGTGGCGGTGTACTCGGCCAACCTGGGCTGGCGCGACGTCCCGATGCGCCGGCTGCTCGGCGACCGGCTGGGCGGGGTGCCGGTGGCGCTCGGACACGACGTGCGCACCGGCGGGCTCGCGGAGGGCCGGATCGGCGCGGGGCAGGGGGCCGACCGTTTCCTGTTCGTCCCCCTCGGTACCGGCATCGCGGGCGCGATCGGCATCGACGGCGGCGTCGAGGCGGGCGCGCACGGTTTCGCGGGCGAGATCGGCCATGTCGTCGTACGCCCCGGCGGGACCCCGTGTCCGTGCGGGCAGCACGGCTGTCTGGAGCGGTACGCGTCCGCCGCCGCCGTCAGCCAGGCCTGGGCCGAGGCCTGCGGGGACCCGAAGGCGGACGCCGCCGACTGTGCGAAGGCCGTCGAGTCCGGGGACGCGCGGGCGCGGGAGGTCTGGCAGGACGCCATCGACGCGCTCGCCGACGGGCTCGTCACCGCGCTCACCCTGCTGGACCCGCGCACTCTGATCATCGGTGGCGGTCTCGCCGAGGCCGGGGAAACCTTGTTCACACCGCTACGGGCCGCCGTCGAGCGGCGCGTCACCTTCCAGAAACTGCCGTCCCTCGTCCCCGCGGCCCTCGGGGACACGGCCGGCTGCCTGGGCGCGGGCCTGCTCGCCTGGGACCTGCTGAATCAGCCGACCACTTCCCAACCGACTTCGGAGGTATCCACCTGA
- a CDS encoding ABC transporter substrate-binding protein: protein MTATLAGCGGSAGSGDVTLRLVAADYGDSKANSSQKYWDKLVKAYEAEHPGTKVEVSVYPWTDVDRKVKEMVARGDAPDMAQIGAYADYADKGELYKAEEVLSIPVQADFVAQLTDAGKMNRVQYGMPFAASTRLLFFNKKLFSAAGLSAPTTWSELAADAQALKARGVKIPYALPLGPEEAQAETMQWLLSGGDGYTDDVGTYSLDSAQNVATLTWLKDDLVGKGLTGPVAPAKLNRADAFAAFARGEVGMLNGHPTLMKMAADKGVKFGMVPMPGVSGKSRATMGVADWMMAFKKNGHRDQIGTFLDYVYSEKNVLAFSHEYDLLPVTTSASEAMAADSDDADLSPFLHELPSSQLYPVGKTSWAAVSADIKKQIGKAVSPDGSPAGILGSLQQAATTTDSAG from the coding sequence ATGACGGCGACCCTCGCGGGCTGCGGCGGCTCGGCCGGTTCCGGGGACGTGACCCTCAGACTCGTGGCCGCGGACTACGGGGACTCCAAGGCCAACAGCTCCCAGAAGTACTGGGACAAGCTCGTCAAGGCGTACGAGGCCGAACACCCCGGGACCAAGGTCGAGGTCAGCGTCTACCCGTGGACGGACGTCGACCGCAAGGTCAAGGAGATGGTCGCGCGGGGCGACGCCCCCGACATGGCGCAGATCGGCGCGTACGCCGACTACGCCGACAAGGGCGAGCTGTACAAGGCCGAAGAGGTGCTCTCCATACCCGTCCAGGCCGACTTCGTCGCGCAGCTCACCGACGCGGGGAAGATGAACCGGGTGCAGTACGGCATGCCGTTCGCCGCCTCCACCCGGCTGCTCTTCTTCAACAAGAAGCTGTTCTCCGCCGCGGGTCTCAGCGCGCCGACGACCTGGAGCGAACTGGCCGCCGACGCGCAGGCGCTGAAGGCCCGGGGCGTGAAGATCCCGTACGCGCTGCCCCTCGGTCCCGAGGAGGCGCAGGCCGAGACCATGCAGTGGCTGCTGAGCGGCGGCGACGGCTACACCGACGACGTCGGCACCTACAGCCTCGACTCCGCCCAGAACGTCGCCACCCTCACCTGGCTCAAGGACGACCTGGTGGGCAAGGGGCTGACCGGACCGGTCGCGCCCGCGAAGCTCAATCGCGCGGACGCCTTCGCGGCGTTCGCGCGCGGCGAGGTCGGGATGCTCAACGGGCACCCCACGCTGATGAAGATGGCCGCCGACAAGGGCGTGAAGTTCGGGATGGTGCCGATGCCCGGCGTCAGCGGGAAGAGCCGGGCCACGATGGGTGTCGCCGACTGGATGATGGCCTTCAAGAAGAACGGCCACCGGGATCAGATCGGTACGTTCCTCGACTACGTCTACAGCGAGAAGAACGTGCTCGCCTTCTCGCACGAGTACGACCTGCTGCCGGTCACGACGTCCGCGTCCGAGGCGATGGCGGCGGACAGTGACGACGCGGACCTCAGCCCGTTCCTGCACGAGCTCCCCTCCTCCCAGCTCTATCCGGTCGGCAAGACGTCCTGGGCCGCCGTCAGCGCCGACATCAAGAAGCAGATCGGCAAGGCGGTCTCCCCGGACGGCAGCCCGGCCGGGATCCTCGGCTCGCTCCAGCAGGCGGCGACCACGACGGACTCCGCGGGGTAG
- a CDS encoding DUF3263 domain-containing protein encodes MDELSGRERGILAMERRSFAGPGAKERAIREQLGLAPVRYYQLLNALLDDPRALAHDPITVNRLRRIRDSRRADR; translated from the coding sequence ATGGACGAACTGAGCGGGAGGGAGCGGGGGATCCTCGCCATGGAGCGCCGTTCCTTCGCGGGGCCCGGCGCGAAGGAACGAGCGATACGCGAGCAACTCGGCCTCGCCCCCGTCCGCTACTACCAACTCCTCAACGCCCTCCTCGACGACCCCCGCGCCCTCGCGCACGACCCGATCACGGTGAACCGCCTCCGCCGCATCCGGGACAGCCGCCGCGCGGACCGCTGA
- the otsB gene encoding trehalose-phosphatase, translating into MGSHSEIPESPDVTEPLPTPVTPAGRDGLDAILTRPDRAVIALDFDGTLAPIVADPEQARAHPDAVPALAALAPKVASVAVVTGRPAGVAVRHGGFAGVPGLDHLVVLGHYGAERWDARTGTVNAPAPHPGVAAVRAELPGVLDRIGAWHGTWIEEKGRAVAVHTRRAEDPQAAFEALREPLTDLATRHGLIVEPGRMVLELRPPGMDKGVALLEYVREVRAEAVMYAGDDLGDLPAFAAVDKLRSDGVPGLLVCSGSAEVTELAERADLVVDGPGGVVRLLKALASRLDH; encoded by the coding sequence ATGGGCAGCCACTCGGAAATCCCGGAATCCCCGGACGTCACGGAACCCTTGCCGACCCCCGTGACCCCCGCCGGACGCGACGGCCTCGACGCCATCCTCACCCGGCCCGACCGGGCCGTCATCGCGCTCGACTTCGACGGAACACTCGCCCCCATCGTCGCCGACCCGGAGCAGGCCCGCGCCCACCCCGACGCGGTCCCCGCCCTCGCGGCCCTCGCCCCGAAGGTCGCCTCCGTGGCCGTCGTCACCGGCCGCCCGGCCGGCGTAGCGGTCCGCCACGGCGGCTTCGCGGGCGTCCCGGGCCTCGACCACCTCGTCGTCCTCGGCCACTACGGCGCCGAACGCTGGGACGCCCGCACCGGCACCGTCAACGCCCCCGCCCCGCACCCCGGCGTCGCCGCCGTCCGTGCCGAGCTGCCCGGGGTCCTCGACAGGATCGGCGCCTGGCACGGCACCTGGATCGAGGAGAAGGGCCGCGCGGTCGCCGTCCACACCCGCCGAGCCGAGGACCCCCAGGCCGCGTTCGAGGCACTGCGCGAACCCCTCACCGACCTCGCCACCCGCCATGGCCTGATCGTCGAACCCGGTCGGATGGTCCTCGAACTCCGTCCCCCGGGCATGGACAAGGGCGTCGCCCTCCTGGAGTACGTCCGCGAGGTCCGCGCCGAGGCCGTCATGTACGCCGGCGACGACCTGGGCGACCTCCCCGCCTTCGCCGCCGTCGACAAACTCCGCTCGGACGGCGTCCCGGGCCTGCTGGTGTGCAGCGGCAGCGCGGAAGTCACCGAACTGGCCGAACGCGCGGACCTCGTTGTCGACGGCCCCGGAGGAGTCGTACGCCTGCTGAAGGCATTGGCGAGTCGCCTGGACCACTGA
- a CDS encoding alpha,alpha-trehalose-phosphate synthase (UDP-forming), which produces MASPASTQGAHNILVASNRGPVTYEVQEDGSLRARRGGGGLVSGLSAIGPDAGALWVCSALGDGDREAVRRGVAEDGVRMLDIDADVHADAYNGIANSVLWFVHHMLYQTPLEPVFDAEFRRQWASYEAYNRAFAEALAAEAAQGAVVIIQDYHLTLVPGMLRELRPDLRIGHFSHTPWAPVDYFRMLPDDIAEQVLRGMLGADRLGFLTQRWADAFTACCDATVGGLGDTRIGVHGLGADADFLRRRSHEADVAERMAALREQIGEGRRTIVRVDRTELSKNIVRGLLAYRQLLEDHPEWRERVVHVAFAYPSRQDLAVYRDYTAEVQRVATEINARYGTPGWTPVVLHVKDDFARSLAAYRLADVALVNPIRDGMNLVAKEVPVVSDEGCVLVLSREAGAYEELGEDAMVVNPYDVVGTARALDSALTMPLGERAERTKRLAAAGTALPPAQWFLEQLRELEG; this is translated from the coding sequence ATGGCTTCCCCCGCTTCAACGCAAGGCGCCCACAACATCCTCGTCGCATCCAACCGCGGCCCGGTCACCTACGAGGTCCAGGAGGACGGCTCGCTGCGCGCCAGGCGCGGTGGCGGCGGGCTGGTCTCGGGCCTCTCCGCGATCGGGCCGGACGCGGGAGCCCTGTGGGTGTGCTCGGCGCTCGGCGACGGCGACCGCGAGGCGGTCCGGCGCGGGGTCGCCGAGGACGGCGTACGGATGCTGGACATCGACGCCGACGTGCACGCGGACGCGTACAACGGCATCGCGAACTCCGTGCTGTGGTTCGTCCACCACATGCTGTACCAGACCCCGCTGGAGCCGGTCTTCGACGCGGAGTTCCGGCGCCAGTGGGCGTCGTACGAGGCGTACAACCGCGCGTTCGCCGAAGCTCTGGCCGCGGAGGCGGCGCAGGGCGCGGTGGTGATCATCCAGGACTACCACCTGACCCTCGTCCCCGGGATGCTGCGCGAGCTCCGTCCCGACCTGCGGATCGGCCACTTCTCGCACACCCCCTGGGCGCCGGTCGACTACTTCCGGATGCTGCCCGACGACATCGCCGAACAGGTGCTGCGCGGCATGCTCGGCGCGGACCGGCTCGGCTTCCTCACCCAGCGCTGGGCGGACGCGTTCACCGCCTGTTGCGACGCGACCGTCGGCGGGCTCGGCGACACCCGGATCGGCGTGCACGGGCTCGGCGCGGACGCGGACTTCCTGCGCAGGCGCTCGCACGAGGCGGACGTCGCGGAGCGCATGGCCGCGCTGCGCGAGCAGATCGGCGAGGGCCGCAGGACGATCGTGCGGGTCGACCGGACCGAGCTGTCGAAGAACATCGTGCGGGGCCTGCTGGCGTACCGGCAGCTGCTGGAGGACCACCCGGAGTGGCGCGAGCGCGTCGTCCACGTGGCCTTCGCCTACCCCTCCCGCCAGGACCTGGCCGTCTACCGGGACTACACGGCCGAGGTGCAGCGCGTGGCGACCGAGATCAACGCCCGCTACGGCACACCGGGATGGACCCCGGTCGTCCTCCACGTCAAGGACGACTTCGCCCGCTCCCTGGCCGCGTACCGGCTCGCCGACGTCGCCCTCGTCAACCCCATCCGCGACGGCATGAACCTCGTCGCCAAGGAGGTGCCGGTCGTCTCCGACGAGGGATGCGTGCTGGTGCTCTCACGGGAAGCGGGGGCGTACGAGGAGCTGGGCGAGGACGCGATGGTGGTGAACCCGTACGACGTGGTCGGCACCGCGCGGGCGCTGGACTCGGCGCTGACCATGCCGCTGGGCGAGCGGGCGGAACGTACGAAGCGGTTGGCTGCCGCCGGGACGGCGTTGCCTCCGGCGCAGTGGTTTCTTGAGCAGTTGCGGGAGTTGGAGGGCTGA
- a CDS encoding glucosyl-3-phosphoglycerate synthase: MLKETERWLSNRSWSVTDRPLHRLMSAKRATGSSVSVVLPALNEEETVGEIVAIIRHDLMQQVPLVDEIVVIDSGSTDRTSEVAAAAGARVVHRDEILPRIPTVPGKGEVLWRSLLVTSGDIICFIDADLKEFSSDFVSGIVGPLLTEPGVDLVKAMYDRPLGGAAGQGGRVTELMARPLLNMHWPQLAGFVQPLGGEYAARRSLLEQLPFPVGYGIELGMLVDALHLVGLDALAQVDVGVRKHRHQDGQALGRMSAAIYRTAQLRLARGHLIRPALTQFERSRDGFEPRTYSVDTEERPPMVEISEYQKRRAA; encoded by the coding sequence GTGCTGAAGGAAACTGAGCGCTGGCTGAGCAATCGCTCCTGGTCCGTGACCGATCGCCCGCTCCACAGGCTCATGTCCGCCAAACGGGCCACGGGCTCCTCGGTGAGCGTCGTCCTGCCGGCGCTGAACGAGGAGGAGACGGTCGGCGAGATCGTCGCCATCATCCGCCACGACCTGATGCAGCAGGTGCCCCTCGTCGACGAGATCGTCGTCATCGACTCGGGCTCGACCGACCGCACCTCGGAGGTGGCCGCCGCGGCGGGCGCGCGCGTGGTGCACCGGGACGAGATCCTGCCGCGCATCCCGACCGTGCCCGGCAAGGGCGAGGTGCTGTGGCGTTCCCTCCTCGTGACGAGCGGGGACATCATCTGTTTCATCGACGCGGATCTGAAGGAGTTCTCCTCGGACTTCGTCTCCGGGATCGTGGGGCCGCTGCTCACCGAGCCCGGTGTGGACCTCGTCAAGGCGATGTACGACCGTCCGCTCGGCGGTGCGGCGGGGCAGGGCGGCCGGGTCACCGAACTCATGGCCCGCCCCCTCCTCAACATGCACTGGCCGCAGCTGGCCGGCTTCGTGCAGCCGCTCGGCGGGGAGTACGCGGCCCGCCGCTCGCTGCTCGAACAGCTCCCCTTCCCCGTCGGGTACGGGATCGAGCTGGGCATGCTGGTCGACGCCCTGCACCTGGTGGGCCTGGACGCGCTCGCCCAGGTCGACGTGGGCGTGCGCAAGCACCGCCACCAGGACGGGCAGGCGCTGGGCCGGATGTCCGCCGCGATCTACCGAACGGCCCAGCTCCGGCTGGCCCGCGGTCACCTGATCCGCCCGGCCCTCACCCAGTTCGAACGGAGCAGGGACGGTTTCGAGCCGCGCACGTACTCGGTGGACACGGAGGAACGTCCGCCGATGGTCGAAATCTCCGAGTACCAGAAACGAAGGGCGGCGTAG
- the thrC gene encoding threonine synthase — protein MAAQTVASSTVASTTNPVAGDTTTVVGVDLGPADALSCRECGHRVPLGPVFACEECFGPLEIAYDFSAYETEELRARIEAGPANIWRYAPLLPVPADVADKPNINPGWTKLVKADNLARELGVEAGKLFVKDDSGNPTHSFKDRVVAQAIEAARAFNFTTLSCSSTGNLAGAVGAAAARAGFRSCVFIPHDLEQGKVVMAAIYGGELVGIEGNYDDVNRFCSELIGDPAGEGWGFVNVNLRPYYAEGSKTLAYEICEQLGWKLPDQLVVPIASGSQLTKIDKGLQELIKLGLVEDKPYKIFGAQAEGCSPVSVAYKAGHDVVRPQKPNTIAKSLAIGNPADGPYVLDIARRTGGAVEDVNDEQVVDAIKLLARTEGIFAETAGGVTVGVTKKLIENGLLDPTLTTVVLNTGDGLKTLDAVAGTGLTATIRPNLDSFREAGLA, from the coding sequence ATGGCTGCGCAGACTGTTGCAAGTTCGACTGTTGCAAGCACCACGAACCCTGTCGCGGGCGACACCACCACCGTAGTCGGTGTGGATCTCGGACCCGCCGACGCGCTTTCCTGCCGCGAGTGCGGGCACCGCGTGCCGCTCGGCCCGGTCTTCGCCTGCGAGGAGTGTTTCGGCCCGCTGGAGATCGCGTACGACTTCTCGGCCTACGAAACCGAAGAGCTCCGGGCGCGCATCGAAGCGGGCCCCGCGAACATCTGGCGCTACGCGCCGCTGCTGCCCGTCCCGGCCGACGTCGCCGACAAGCCGAACATCAACCCCGGCTGGACCAAGCTCGTCAAGGCCGACAACCTCGCCCGCGAGCTGGGCGTCGAGGCCGGCAAGCTCTTCGTCAAGGACGACTCCGGCAACCCGACGCACTCCTTCAAGGACCGCGTCGTGGCGCAGGCCATCGAGGCGGCGCGTGCCTTCAACTTCACCACTCTCTCCTGCTCCTCCACCGGCAACCTCGCCGGCGCCGTGGGTGCCGCCGCCGCCCGCGCCGGCTTCCGCTCCTGCGTGTTCATCCCGCACGACCTGGAGCAGGGCAAGGTCGTCATGGCCGCGATCTACGGCGGCGAGCTCGTCGGCATCGAGGGCAACTACGACGACGTGAACCGCTTCTGCTCCGAGCTGATCGGCGACCCGGCCGGCGAGGGCTGGGGCTTCGTCAACGTCAACCTGCGGCCGTACTACGCGGAGGGCTCCAAGACCCTGGCGTACGAGATCTGCGAGCAGCTGGGGTGGAAGCTCCCCGACCAGCTCGTGGTGCCCATCGCCTCCGGCTCCCAGCTCACGAAGATCGACAAGGGTCTTCAGGAGCTGATCAAGCTCGGACTGGTCGAGGACAAGCCGTACAAGATCTTCGGCGCCCAGGCCGAGGGCTGCTCGCCGGTGTCCGTCGCCTACAAGGCTGGCCACGACGTCGTACGGCCCCAGAAGCCGAACACCATCGCCAAGTCGCTGGCGATCGGCAACCCGGCGGACGGGCCGTACGTGCTGGACATCGCGCGGCGCACGGGTGGGGCCGTGGAGGACGTGAACGACGAGCAGGTCGTGGACGCGATCAAGCTGCTCGCGCGCACGGAGGGCATCTTCGCGGAGACCGCCGGTGGTGTGACGGTGGGTGTGACGAAGAAGCTGATCGAGAACGGGCTGCTGGACCCG